The sequence below is a genomic window from Coffea arabica cultivar ET-39 chromosome 8e, Coffea Arabica ET-39 HiFi, whole genome shotgun sequence.
CTTGTTCTAAAATTTGATTATACTCATCCAACAGCTTCACCTCTAACTTTTCCAGCTTGCGCGAATACCGAAtgcacaaatttttttaaacgcctTCCAATCTCGTTTTACATCTCTTTTTCCGGTGAAAAATATTCCCAAAGACTAATAAATTCCATTCCTTAAGTCGCATTCTTAACATCTGCAGCTTCTTTTCTAATGTCTCCTCGTTACCTTGCCAAGCCTCCGCAACTACCCTTTCATATTCCGGATGCGCGGACCAAGCTTGTTCCAGTCTGAAAGGTTTTTCCCCGTTAGTTCTTCGTGGGACTCCCTCCAGGCAGACCTGCAATGGATGATGGTCTGAGTGAGTACGGACCATATGCTTGACCACTGCCTCCTGAAATTGCGCTCTCCACAAATTATTGCATAACGCCCTGTCCAGCCGTTTCCTAACACTCCCAATCCCCTTCCTACAGTTACTCCAAGTAAGTGAGGGACCACTACAGTCCATATCCATTAAACCACCTTGCAAAAGTATCTGAGCAAGACTTGATTGACTTGCTCTTCCTAGCGGTCGGCCACCCTGTTTCTCTTCTGAACTAATCACCTCATTAAAATCCCCTACTACCATCCACGGAAAGTTAATAGATTTATCTATATTTGAAAAATACTCCCATAGAGATCTTCTTGTAGGTGGATCTGGTGACGCGTATACTGCTGATAACATCCACTCCTCTCCTCTCACTCGTTTGACTAGCATATGAATAACTTGTCTATTCCTGGTTATTACTTCTACCGCCCATTTGTGCTTGTTCCAAAGCACCCAAATACCACCTGAAAATCCACAAGTCTCAACACAAGTTTTATCAGTAAGTTGCGAACTCTGGACAATCCAATCTGCTTTCCCACTATCTGTCCTCGTTTCCACTAGTATGAGAATGCTTGGGTCATATTCCCTTAGAATCTCCTTTAAATTCCTTCTGAAATTCGCATTTGCCGCACCGCGGCAGTTCCTGTTGAATTCAAAACCTTGAATTCAAAGCCTCAATTGTTTACTTTTACAAGCCAACAATTGTTGAAATTGGTGGCTTAATTCTTAATCCCACATTGGTTGTTTTAGGAGTTGTAGGATTGCTTGAGAGCTATTTTAGGAGTTGTAGGATTGCTTGAGAGCTATAAATAGCTCTCAAGCCTTCCAATTGAATTGTACCAAGAACAACAAAGAATTACTCATAAGAATTTTGTAATTCTTTGTattctttcttctctcctaaATTATAAAAGCGGCTACTTGAGTGGTGCTCGGAGAGTAGGCAAAATTGGCCGAACTCCGTTATCAATTTTTCGGGTGCGTTCTTtccttatctcttttatttgttccgcattatttattagtttcttttatattgtagtatagtattcaatatatttgtctatatttgtcgggtttatttgtagtgttttaTACGATTCATTTGGGTGTATCTTTCTTATTCGTGTATacgtattatttatgtatacacgGGTATAGTTGTGATAATACACCGTGCACGTAAGTTCTGTCTAGGAGACTGGGTTTTAAGTGGGACCGCTTGTGACCCCTCCAGCCTTTCCTGGGAATTTACTTGGAATGGTAATTTTGTCTAAGGAGATTGTTTCGACAATCTTTCCTGAGAATTACTGAATCGGTTTAATCACTAGTTGTATTCTTGAGTGGGAAATTACCCGATTTtcccaacaagtggtatcagtgCCGAAGGTTCGTCCTTTGGCTTGTTTGTAATTTATTATATTGAATACTATCATTTGAGTCTGTAATGGCATCTGACAATTCTACGTCAAAAATTATATCTGGGGCATCGGCTTCCTCGTCCACATGGTCGAGAATTCCAATGTCAAGTTTGAAGGTGGCGGTGGAGACATTTGACGGTACTGGCCATTTCGGCATGTGGCAAGGCGAAGTCATGGGTTCCCTTTTCCAACAGGGTCTTGACATTgccattgaagaaaagaaaacagatgaCATAGAAGAGAAGGAGTGGAGTACCATAAATCGGTTGGCATGCGAAACTATTCGATCGTGTTTGTCCAAAGAGCAAAAATATGCTTTCAAGAACGAGACTTCTGCATGGAAATTGTGGAGGGCATTGGAGGAGAAATTTCTGAAGAAGAGTGGTCAGAATAAACTCCTAATGAAGAAAAGATTGTTCCGATTCGATTACCAACCAGGTACTACTATGAATGAACACATCACTATGTTTAATCAATTAGTAGCAGACCTGTTAAATTTAGATGTAAattttgaagatgaagattTGGCTTTGATGTTGTTGTCATCCCTTCCTGATGAATTTGAACATTTGAAAACTACGTTACTTCATGGGAAGGAGAATGTGTCTTTAGATGCTGTATATTCTGCTTTGTATAGTCGTGAATTGAGAAAGCAggataaaatgaaaaagaaagtagCTGCAGCAGATGAAACGTTAGTGGCAAGAGGTCGTCAACAAAGCCAATCAAAGGGGAGAAGAGGAAGGTCCAAATCGAAAAGTAGAGTTGCCAAAGATGAGTGTGTTTTCTGTCGTGAGAAAGGGCACTGGAAGAAAGACTGTccaaaattaaagaagaaagggaaagctCCGCAAGACGTAAATGTTGCAGAATGCAAAAGTGATGCGGAATCATATTTCTCTTTGGTTGTATCACCTTTGACATCCCATTCAGATGAGTGGATTTTGGATTCAGCTTGTACCTACCATATGTCTCCCATGCGGGAGTGGTTCTTTGAATTTGAAGAATTTGATGGTGGAGTTGTGTACATGGGAAATGACAATCCATGTAAAACAATTGGAATAGATTCAATCAAGCTGCGTAATCATGATGGATCCACTAGAATCTTGAAGGATGTTCGGTACGTGCCGAATTTGAAGAGGAATCTCATCTCCTTAGGACTCTTGGAGTCAAAAGGCTTGGAAGTGAAGATGCGAGATGGAATTCTTAAAGTAACTTCAGGAGCACTTGTGATGTTGAAAGGTGTGAGAAAGAATAATCTGTATTACTATCAAGGTAGTATAGTTATTGGGacagcagcagcaacaacatCTTCCAGTAGCAAGAAGGATGCGGAGGCAACAAAGTTGTGGCATATGCGATTGGGACATGCTGGTGAAAAATTCTTGCAAAATCTTGCCAAGCAAGGATTATTGAAAGGTACGAAAGTTtgcaaattagaattttgtgagCATTGTGTTCTgggaaaataaagaagagtGAAATTTGGCACTGGTATCCATAAtaccaagggtattttggattatGTGCACTCAGATGTATGGGGACCTGCCAAGACTCCATCTCTTGGTGGCAGGTATTATTTTGtcacttttattgatgatttttccagaAGAGTTTGGGTGTTTACTTTGAAGAGCAAGGATGAGGTGCTAGGAATTTTCCTTAAATGGAAAGCTCAGGTTGAAAACCAGACGGGAAGAAAGATCAAGATCTTTCGAATAGACAACGGTGGAGAATACAAGAGTGATCCCTTCCAGAAGATATGCCAAGAATGTGGCATAGTTCGGCACTTTACAGTTAGAAAAACACCGCAGCAGAATGGGGTGTCAGAGCGTATGAACAAAACACTAGTGGAGAAAGTACGTTGCATGCTGTCTAATGCTGGGTTAGGCAGAAAGTTTTGGGTTGAAGCTGTGACATACGCTCAAGATCTCGTTAATCGCTTGCCATCATCTGCAGTCGGTGGCAAGACTCCATTAGAGGTATGGTCTGAAAAACCTGCAACAGATTATGATTCTTTGCATATTTTTGGTTCTACTGCATATTATCATGTAAATGAATCAAAATTGGATCCACGTGCAAAGAAGGCTTTCTTTATGGGCTTTAGTGCTGGAGTTAAGGGATACCGTTTGTGATGTCTAGAAGCAAATAAGACCATTATCAGCAGGGATGTTACCTTTGACGAATCTGTCATGTTGAATAAGGTAACACAAGATGGGACCAATGGTACTCCGCAACAGGTGGAGGGTACGCCGAAACAGGTGGAGTTTGAGCAGATAATGGTGAGTCCAACAAACAGCACCTTCAGTGACGCTTCCATGACAGAAGAAGAGTCAGATGAGGAAGAGGTTTCAACCCAAGAACCTCAACAGCAGCAAGAATCAATTGCCGTCAATAGGGCAAGACGAGAAATTCATAAACCTGCTCGTTTTGTTGACATGGTGGCTTATGCACTTCCAGTTATTGATGATGTTCCATCCACATTTTCTGAAACAGTTCGAAGTACAGAAAATGATAAATGGAAAGATgctatggaagaagagatgcaatcTCTTCAGAAGAACAAGACGTGGAAGTTGACACAACTACCGAAGGGCAAGAAGGTAATTGGATGCAAATGGatatttgcaaagaaagaagGATTTTCTGACAAGATTGATGTTCGCTACAAGGCAAGATTGGTGGCTAAAGACTACGCTCAGAAGGAGGGAGTTGATTATAATGAGGTATTTTCTCCAGTTGTTAAACATTCCTCTATTAGAATTTTGTTGGCCTTGGTAGCACAGTTGAATTTGGAGCTAGCTCAACTTGATGTGAAGACCGCGTTCCTTCACGGTGACTTGAAGGAGGAAATCTATATGGGTCAGCCAGATGGATTCAAAGTTGCTGGTAAAGAAAATTGGGTTTGTAAGCTGAGCAAATCGTTGTAAGGATTGAAACAATCACTGAGACAATGGTACAAACGATTTGACCAGTTCATGATGGGCCAGAAGTACACAAGAAGCAAATACGATCACTGTGTGTATTTACGCAAGTTACGAGATGAGTCCTACGTCTACTTACTCTTGTATGTTGATGATATGCTGATAGCATCAAAGAGCCAAGTTGAAATTGACAAATTGAAGGTTCAGTTGAATAAAGAGTTCGAGATGAAGGATTTGGGAGAAGCCAAGAAGATTCTCGGCATGGAGATAAGCAGGGATAGAACGAGAGGCAAGCTTTGTCTGACACAGAAGCAGTATTTGAAGAAAGTACTAAAACGTTTTGGCATGAATGAAAATTCAAAACTTGTAAGTACTCCACTTGCTCCTCATTTGAAACATAGTAGCCTATTATCTCCAAACACGGATGAGGAGCGAGCATACATGGCGAAAGTCCCGTATGCTAATGGAGTTGGTAGCTTGATGTATGTAATGGTATGTACGAGACCCGACATTTCACAGGCAGTTGGTGTGGTAAGcaggtttatgcatgatccaGGCAAGGGTCATTGGCAAGTTGTGAAATGGATTCTACGGTATATCCAAAATACCGTAGATGTTGGATTAGTATTTGAGCAGGATAAATCACTTGGTCAATGTGTAGTTGGATATTGTGATTCTGACTATGCAGGTGATTTGGATAAGCGACGTTCTACAACTGGCTACTTGTTTACATTTGCCAAGGCGCCAGTTAGTTGGAAGTCTACTTTGCAGTCAACGGTGGTTTTGTCAACAACGGAGGCAGAGTACATGGCGATTACAGAAGCTGTGAAGGAGGCAATTTGGCTTCAAGGATTGCTTGAAGACTTGGGAGTTGGTCAAAAACACATTGACGTGTTTTGTGACAGTCAGAGTGCTATTCACTTAGCAAAGAACCAAGTCTTTCACGCAAGAACGAAGCACATTGATGTTCGCTATCACTTTGTGCGGGAAATTCTCGAAGAAGAGGAGATTTTTCTCCAGAAGATTCGGACTACGGAGAATCCTGCAGATATGCTGACCAAGGTGGTTACAAGGTCCAAGTTTGAACATTGTTTAGACTTGGTCAATATCCTGCATATTTGAGTTGGCGCCTGAGGGCTCAAATTTGGAAGCACCACAAGGACCGTTTGTTATTTTTGGGTGGGATTAGaaattatgccaaggtggagatttgttgaattcAAAACCTTGAATTCAAAGCCTCAATTGTTTACTTTTACAAGCCAACAATTGTTGAAATTGGTGGCTTAATTCTTAATCCCACATTGGTTGTTTTAGGAGTTGTAGGATTGCTTGAGAGCTATAAATAGCTCTCAAGCCTTCCAATTGAATTGTACCAAGAACAACAAAGAATTACCCATAaggattttgtaattctttgtattctttcttctttcctaAATTATAAAAGCAGGCTACTTGAGTGGTGCTCGGAGAGTAGGCAAAATTGGCCGAACTCCGTTATCAATTTTTCGGGTGCGTTCTTtccttatctcttttatttgttccgcattatttattagtttcttttctattgtagtatagtattcaatatatttgtctatatttgtcgggtttatttgtagtgttttaTACGATTCATTTGGGTGTATCTTTCTTATTCGTGTATacgtattatttatgtatacacgGGTATAGTTGTGATAATACACCGTGCACGTAAGTTCTGTCTAGGAGACTGGTTTTAAGTGGGACCGCTTGTGACCCCTCCAGCCTTTCCTGGGAATTTACTTGGAATGGTAATTCTGTCTAAGGAGATTGTTTCGACGATCTTTCCTGAAAATTACTGAATCGGTTTAATCACTAGTTGTATTCTTGAGTAGGAAATTACCCGGTTTCTCCAACAGTTCCAACTGATAATATTCATAGAATCACTAACTACTAAGATGTGGGATCCAATCCCTCCTGCTCCTCATGCACATCCTGCTCCTGTGTGTCCATGACATCTGATACATCACGTAGATACCCAAAGCCCTTCCCGTCACTGTGTTGAATACGTGTAGGGTCCCCTGGGTCATCAATCATAACATCTCCCCTGCCTTCTAACTCCTGTTCTTTCCCCCATTTCTTTAGCCATAAGTCCTTCTCCTGTCCGTCCACTCTTCGCTCCAGCACTGAACTGTCTTGCTCCGGAATGACTCCTGCCCTCCCTTCCCTTTGGTTCTCTCGCCTTAGAAGACGCGCCAAGTCTTCCACCTTATCCAAACTCTCCCCTTCCTGAGCCCTCGAACATTCACCCTCGAACATTACTTTCCTCATTTCAACAAATcttatttctattttatttcacAAACTATTAGAACATTAGGCTTCATAGAATACACATTGTGATAATGTGATGGAATGGAGACACTggctccaaaagaaatttgggtTTAAGACATTTACGTACCTCCCTTTTGGTTTGACCAAATTATTAATATGTTCAATTTTCTGTGGAGTCAACAATAATTTGTTGCTAAAAACTAGTCTAGGGGAGTATTTTCAGCCACAAGGTGAAGAAGGGGTTCAATCAATGCATCCATCACTTCTAGCAATAACTTGCTAAATCTTCTTATCTCCTGATGAAGCTAAAATTTCATCTAAAAGGCAAAAAGGAAATTACCAAGGAAGATTATTCCTCTTCTGCAGTTCCCGGCTGCCAGACATCAGTGCATCCAGATATGACAAGTTGGATGACAGGTTTTCAAGTAAAACGGTAGACTTACAATCTTGAACATTTATGGTTTGCATATTCATACACCAAAAGCATACATCTATAGATACAATCCTATTCAACAGTGGCATTGCCAACGATATGCAGAGCATGAGTCCGACCTTCATTACCAGCCGTGTGGAATGACATTGTTGAAAACATCCAGATCAACTGATATTCTTGACTCCCAGGCTTCTGCAGGTATATTGATCACGATGCAACTTGTCTAGGTTTAACCAACTATATTACAGCAATGAAAGACCTCTAGTTCTAGTCATCCTGTTCATGAAAAGTTGTCTCTTTCTTATCTTCTTTGCCAGGACCATAAGCCTTGCTGCAAATGAGGAAATAAATCATGTTAGGCACACTTAAGCCAGCAAGAACCCAATAGTAATAATCATAGTGACCCTTATTGATGTTGGTCGAAATCCAGCTTTCTTTTCCTCCCAGTTTTGAGAGTTCGTCAATGGCGTTCATAAGAAAACTTGCTACAAGATTTGCCGCAGACATCCCAAGTAAGGAAAGAGTGGAAGATATACTTGACATGCTTCTTGGAAACTCGGAATAATAGAACTCATTCTGTGCAACTATATTTGCAGTTGCGCCAGCGCCGGTCAGGAAAGATTGGGGGAGAAGCCAAAGCAATGACATGTCCACCACTGCATCTGAATCATCTGAATATCCTTCCCTGATAGCCAGACTACGTCGTTTAACCTCCACTGTTGCTGCCACTATCATGCCTACGAAAGAAAGGGAAATTCCAATTGCCATTCTTTTCCTTGTCGAGAGATGAACAGGTCTCCCCAAAATTCTTGATGCAACAGGCAGGATTATCTGAAGATAAAAAGGTATCCATAGTACTGCACCGACAACGGCAAACATACTACAAGAACCAGCTGGCATTTCAAAGTTTGGACCAAATTTTCGGTTCATGGACTTTGCTTGAAGTACGGAAAATGAGCCCTGGCTGCTAGTTATTGACATTATCATTCCTGTGGACCATAAGGGGATCACTCTGAGAACCGACTTCAGGTCCTCAACTTGATTTACTGTGCAAAGACTCCAGGGATCTGCCGCTTTTCCATCTGTTGTCAAGTCTTTCTCAGGATCTATGATGATGCAAGCTTTATTTAAGAACCTGGAAGACAAATTATTGAAGCTTCCATAAGAGAACATTGTTTAAATGACCTACTAGGAACTTCTCGCTTGAATGTTCAAACTCCAAATGACTTTAAAGAGAAATTCTCTGACTCAAAAAATGTTATTACAAATTGTTAAATTCACCAacatatgaaaaataaaataggataattgcaaaccaattataGCTACCAAATACAGGCAACCTTGCATAATCGAAATTATGCATATATATGAATCAAGAAAGAAATACAGCCCTAGCCTGTGAGCGGAGCTAATCATTTTGGATAAGAGAAAATTAAGATCACACCTTAGTTTTTCACTTGGAAGACAAATTGATGGACCCCTGTGGTGATGGCACAGCAATTTTGACCTCTCTGTTGACAATTCTATATGC
It includes:
- the LOC113704891 gene encoding uncharacterized protein produces the protein MPKWPVPSNVSTATFKLDIGILDHVDEEADAPDIIFDVELSDAITDSNDSFEFNRNCRGAANANFRRNLKEILREYDPSILILVETRTDSGKADWIVQSSQLTDKTCVETCGFSGGIWVLWNKHKWAVEVITRNRQVIHMLVKRVRGEEWMLSAVYASPDPPTRRSLWEYFSNIDKSINFPWMVVGDFNEVISSEEKQGGRPLGRASQSSLAQILLQGGLMDMDCSGPSLTWSNCRKGIGSVRKRLDRALCNNLWRAQFQEAVVKHMVRTHSDHHPLQVCLEGVPRRTNGEKPFRLEQAWSAHPEYERVVAEAWQGNEETLEKKLQMLRMRLKEWNLLVFGNIFHRKKRCKTRLEGV
- the LOC113702910 gene encoding protein NRT1/ PTR FAMILY 1.2-like isoform X2, encoding MMENSADDEQESMITKPLLDDHDGFSGKGGFRTMPFILANEAFAQVASYGLQPSMILYLTREYHLNMATGSNTIFLWSAATNFMPLLGAIVADSFLGRFRMILFGCVISLLGMALLWLTSMIPQAKPPPCHESNKNCSSATSFQLFLLYSCLGLTSIGFGGITSSSIAFGADQLQKAGGHNNGRVLESYFSWFLNKACIIIDPEKDLTTDGKAADPWSLCTVNQVEDLKSVLRVIPLWSTGMIMSITSSQGSFSVLQAKSMNRKFGPNFEMPAGSCSMFAVVGAVLWIPFYLQIILPVASRILGRPVHLSTRKRMAIGISLSFVGMIVAATVEVKRRSLAIREGYSDDSDAVVDMSLLWLLPQSFLTGAGATANIVAQNEFYYSEFPRSMSSISSTLSLLGMSAANLVASFLMNAIDELSKLGGKESWISTNINKGHYDYYYWVLAGLSVPNMIYFLICSKAYGPGKEDKKETTFHEQDD
- the LOC113702910 gene encoding protein NRT1/ PTR FAMILY 1.2-like isoform X1, with protein sequence MMENSADDEQESMITKPLLDDHDGFSGKGGFRTMPFILANEAFAQVASYGLQPSMILYLTREYHLNMATGSNTIFLWSAATNFMPLLGAIVADSFLGRFRMILFGCVISLLGMALLWLTSMIPQAKPPPCHESNKNCSSATSFQLFLLYSCLGLTSIGFGGITSSSIAFGADQLQKAGGHNNGRVLESYFSWYYALSTISVLIAYTCIVYAQESLGWQVGFGIPVMLMLLSTLSFSLASHLYVKLKAKSSLIVEMLQVAVASYRKRHIELSTERSKLLCHHHRGPSICLPSEKLRFLNKACIIIDPEKDLTTDGKAADPWSLCTVNQVEDLKSVLRVIPLWSTGMIMSITSSQGSFSVLQAKSMNRKFGPNFEMPAGSCSMFAVVGAVLWIPFYLQIILPVASRILGRPVHLSTRKRMAIGISLSFVGMIVAATVEVKRRSLAIREGYSDDSDAVVDMSLLWLLPQSFLTGAGATANIVAQNEFYYSEFPRSMSSISSTLSLLGMSAANLVASFLMNAIDELSKLGGKESWISTNINKGHYDYYYWVLAGLSVPNMIYFLICSKAYGPGKEDKKETTFHEQDD